A single genomic interval of Bacillota bacterium harbors:
- a CDS encoding 4Fe-4S ferredoxin: MAERNLEQLEKIREAVSQDLLSGRIELLLGWEKGHYWWQSRPLFASGEDDLARLTWDSFCAVNLSRYLLDELKDHQKVGVLVKGCDSRAFNRLLQDNMVQRDRVILYG, from the coding sequence ATGGCAGAGCGTAACCTAGAACAGCTTGAAAAAATTCGCGAAGCGGTCAGCCAGGACCTGCTCAGCGGGCGGATTGAACTTCTGCTCGGCTGGGAAAAAGGACACTACTGGTGGCAGTCAAGGCCTCTTTTTGCCAGCGGTGAAGATGATCTGGCCAGACTCACCTGGGATTCTTTCTGTGCGGTGAATCTGAGTCGTTATCTCCTCGATGAGCTTAAGGATCATCAGAAGGTTGGAGTTCTGGTTAAAGGTTGTGATTCCCGCGCTTTTAACCGTTTGCTTCAGGATAATATGGTCCAGCGTGATCGCGTTATTCTTTATGGGC
- a CDS encoding hydrogenase iron-sulfur subunit, with product AGTSRMSYPANVRVIRVPCCGRMNPMFVLRAFQRGADGVLVAGCHPGDCHYSTGNYHGRRRLSAFKRLVEFAGFEPERFEVRWISSSEGDKFAEEMEQMTAKIKALGPNRKMRDARWQSVT from the coding sequence TGGCCGGAACCAGCCGTATGAGTTACCCGGCTAATGTCAGGGTTATTCGTGTGCCCTGCTGTGGCCGGATGAATCCCATGTTTGTTCTCAGAGCTTTTCAGCGCGGAGCAGACGGGGTTCTCGTTGCAGGCTGCCACCCTGGAGACTGTCACTACAGCACAGGTAATTACCACGGTCGCCGTCGCCTTTCTGCCTTCAAACGCCTGGTTGAGTTTGCCGGGTTTGAGCCGGAAAGATTTGAAGTTCGCTGGATCTCCAGCTCGGAAGGTGATAAATTTGCTGAAGAGATGGAGCAGATGACAGCAAAAATTAAGGCCCTCGGGCCGAACAGAAAGATGAGGGATGCCCGATGGCAGAGCGTAACCTAG